The Edaphobacter sp. 12200R-103 genome contains a region encoding:
- a CDS encoding NAD(P)-dependent oxidoreductase, whose amino-acid sequence MPESGRHSSGEDLQSTISHVAHYLVTGASGFFGGVLKRRLLREGHTVVNIDLEQDEDTLPGLTSIQGDLRDAALVKRTFAEHRFDAVFHVAAQLAHGMKMDEHLLWTSNVDATRLLAETARDAGVRPFVFVSTNCLWASNLGHPVHEERDTPAPVELYGRSKLAAEKLLEEFTSDLDVVSIRCPTIMDAGRLGLLAILYEFIDDHKTVWVVGDGSNRYQFIYAEDLATACIQAASYGKSDLFHIGSDDVKTMREVYESVIRASSSRSKVRSLPKAPTIAAMMAAHKLRVSPLGPYHYKMIAESFVFDTDRIKQRLGWRPTLTNEEMLLKAYEYYAKNRDEISSRTNVSTHRKPASMGVIRLLKWIS is encoded by the coding sequence ATGCCAGAATCCGGACGGCACTCCAGCGGCGAAGATCTGCAAAGTACAATCTCCCATGTGGCCCACTATCTCGTCACTGGAGCCTCCGGCTTCTTCGGTGGAGTTCTCAAGCGCCGCCTTTTGCGCGAAGGCCACACTGTCGTCAATATTGACCTCGAGCAGGATGAAGATACTCTTCCGGGACTTACCAGCATCCAGGGCGATCTCCGCGATGCCGCACTGGTAAAGCGCACCTTTGCGGAACACCGCTTCGATGCTGTCTTTCATGTTGCTGCGCAGCTCGCGCATGGCATGAAGATGGATGAGCATCTGTTGTGGACCTCCAACGTCGATGCCACCCGGCTTCTGGCCGAGACCGCGCGTGACGCCGGTGTCCGTCCCTTCGTCTTTGTCTCGACAAACTGCCTCTGGGCCTCGAACCTGGGCCATCCGGTCCATGAAGAGCGCGATACGCCGGCGCCGGTCGAGCTTTATGGAAGGTCCAAGCTCGCAGCTGAGAAACTTCTGGAGGAATTTACCTCCGATCTCGATGTGGTCAGCATTCGCTGCCCAACCATCATGGATGCGGGGCGCCTGGGCCTGCTGGCGATCCTCTACGAGTTTATCGACGATCACAAGACGGTCTGGGTGGTCGGCGACGGCTCCAATCGGTACCAGTTCATCTATGCTGAGGACCTTGCGACCGCATGTATTCAGGCCGCGAGCTATGGCAAGTCGGATCTCTTCCATATCGGGTCTGATGATGTGAAGACGATGCGTGAGGTTTATGAGAGCGTCATCCGCGCGTCGTCCAGCCGTTCGAAGGTGCGTTCGCTGCCAAAGGCGCCGACGATCGCCGCCATGATGGCCGCGCATAAGCTGCGCGTCTCGCCGCTTGGGCCCTACCACTACAAGATGATCGCCGAGAGCTTTGTCTTTGACACGGACCGCATCAAGCAGCGTCTGGGGTGGAGGCCCACGCTCACCAACGAGGAGATGCTGCTGAAGGCCTACGAATACTACGCAAAGAACCGTGACGAGATCAGTTCGCGGACCAACGTCTCCACCCATCGCAAGCCTGCGTCGATGGGGGTCATCCGGCTCCTGAAGTGGATATCCTGA
- a CDS encoding NAD(P)/FAD-dependent oxidoreductase, with product MPQQAVIIGAGPAGLTAALELLRRTGIRPILLEGSHEIGGISRTIRYKGNRMDIGGHRFFSKSDRVMQWWIDLMPPDDPSGVISYQGSQRVVEVPAAPPQHPPLRGMGPLEVDTETEETDALGEEHREAHGHTETVVTHEPDDKDLVMLIRPRRSRIYYLRKFFDYPITLTATTLSNLGVVRTVRVGMSYLKSRVTQIAPEKSLEDFLINRFGRELYLTFFKSYTEKVWGTPCNEISAEWGAQRIKGLSLTTAVKHFVKKTFSGASKGGDISQKETDTSLIERFMYPKFGPGQLWEHVADLVTQGGGEIHMGWKVDRIHCQGDKVISVEAVSDAGERRTFAGDYFFSTMPMRDLVRAVDAPVPANVREVSEGLQYRDFITVGLLVDRLKVREPDGGLLKDTWIYVQEPDVLLGRLQIFNNWSPYLVADPSRVWIGLEYFCYDTDPLWKMEDEELKRFAIAEVAKIGILRAEDVSDGHVVRVPKTYPAYFGTYNRFEELRAFTDSFENLFLVGRNGMHKYNNQDHSMLTAMAVVDGLAAGKVDKAALWNINTEQEYHEEKK from the coding sequence ATGCCTCAACAAGCTGTCATCATAGGTGCGGGCCCGGCGGGGTTGACGGCAGCGCTGGAGCTGCTGCGCAGGACCGGCATCCGGCCCATCCTCCTCGAGGGCAGCCACGAGATCGGCGGTATCTCGCGCACCATCCGCTACAAGGGAAACCGCATGGACATCGGCGGTCATCGCTTCTTCTCCAAGAGCGACCGCGTCATGCAGTGGTGGATCGACCTGATGCCGCCGGACGACCCTTCCGGCGTCATCAGCTACCAGGGCAGTCAGCGCGTGGTGGAGGTTCCCGCTGCTCCCCCCCAACATCCTCCTCTGCGCGGCATGGGCCCGCTCGAGGTCGACACCGAGACCGAAGAGACCGACGCCCTGGGCGAGGAGCACCGCGAGGCGCATGGCCACACCGAGACCGTCGTCACGCATGAGCCGGACGATAAGGATCTGGTCATGCTGATCCGGCCTCGTCGAAGCCGCATCTACTATCTGCGTAAGTTCTTCGACTATCCCATCACGCTGACCGCTACCACGCTCAGCAACCTTGGCGTCGTGCGAACAGTGAGGGTAGGGATGAGCTACCTCAAATCGCGTGTCACGCAGATCGCTCCTGAGAAAAGCCTCGAAGACTTTCTGATCAACCGCTTCGGACGCGAGCTGTACCTTACCTTCTTCAAGAGCTACACCGAGAAGGTATGGGGAACCCCGTGCAATGAGATCTCCGCCGAGTGGGGAGCCCAGAGGATCAAGGGACTGAGCCTGACGACCGCCGTGAAGCACTTCGTGAAGAAGACCTTCAGCGGCGCGAGCAAAGGCGGCGACATCTCCCAGAAGGAGACCGACACCAGCCTGATCGAGCGCTTCATGTATCCCAAGTTCGGCCCGGGACAGCTGTGGGAGCATGTGGCAGACCTCGTAACCCAGGGCGGCGGCGAGATCCACATGGGCTGGAAGGTGGACCGCATCCACTGTCAAGGCGACAAAGTCATCTCGGTCGAAGCCGTGAGTGATGCCGGAGAACGACGCACGTTCGCTGGAGATTATTTCTTTTCCACCATGCCGATGCGCGACCTGGTTCGGGCCGTCGATGCTCCTGTGCCAGCGAACGTTCGCGAGGTAAGCGAGGGCCTGCAGTATCGCGACTTCATCACGGTGGGACTGCTCGTCGACAGACTCAAGGTCAGGGAGCCGGACGGCGGCCTGTTGAAAGACACCTGGATCTATGTACAGGAACCGGACGTGCTGCTGGGACGCCTGCAGATCTTCAATAACTGGAGCCCCTATCTCGTTGCCGATCCTTCCAGGGTGTGGATCGGACTGGAGTACTTCTGCTACGACACCGACCCTCTATGGAAGATGGAGGACGAGGAGCTGAAGCGGTTCGCCATCGCCGAGGTGGCGAAGATCGGGATCCTGCGCGCAGAGGACGTGAGCGACGGACACGTCGTGCGCGTTCCCAAGACCTACCCGGCGTACTTTGGAACCTACAACCGCTTTGAGGAGCTGCGCGCTTTTACCGACTCCTTTGAAAACCTCTTTCTCGTAGGCCGCAACGGCATGCACAAGTACAACAACCAGGACCACAGCATGCTGACAGCGATGGCTGTGGTAGACGGCCTGGCGGCTGGTAAGGTGGATAAGGCCGCCCTGTGGAACATCAACACCGAGCAGGAGTATCACGAAGAAAAGAAGTAA
- a CDS encoding DUF6454 family protein: protein MRVRSLVLISASLLCTPLLSSQPAKPAAAQVNAIQDARLAGIRDLKGTMFHVQGMDLDSTHVWVTSVDIEHKRGFLHQFNRETGQFERQVELTDGVRFHPGGISVDGDFIWVPVAEYRPHSSAEILELDKKTLATKRKIVVEDHIGCVAVVPEGLVAGNWGSKQLYLLDHQGKQLRVIDSPSETQYQDMKFVRGELVASGNLDRTSGTIDWYSWPAMKLVRSLRAGQTDRGRPLTIEAMALKGSDLFLVPEDGPSRLFHFVLDKP, encoded by the coding sequence ATGAGAGTTCGATCCCTTGTGCTGATCTCTGCTAGCCTGCTTTGCACCCCCCTGCTGTCTTCGCAACCGGCGAAGCCTGCGGCAGCGCAGGTAAACGCAATTCAAGACGCGCGGCTGGCCGGCATTCGCGATCTGAAGGGAACGATGTTCCACGTGCAGGGAATGGACCTTGATTCCACGCACGTATGGGTCACGTCGGTCGACATCGAACACAAGCGCGGCTTCCTGCATCAGTTCAATCGCGAAACCGGCCAGTTTGAGCGCCAGGTGGAGCTGACCGACGGCGTGCGTTTTCATCCCGGCGGCATCTCCGTGGATGGCGATTTCATCTGGGTTCCGGTTGCGGAGTATCGTCCGCACAGCTCCGCGGAAATTCTCGAACTCGACAAAAAGACGCTCGCGACCAAGCGAAAGATCGTCGTCGAAGATCATATCGGGTGCGTAGCCGTGGTTCCTGAAGGACTGGTGGCCGGAAACTGGGGAAGCAAGCAGCTCTATCTCCTCGACCATCAGGGCAAACAGCTTCGCGTCATCGACAGCCCTTCGGAGACGCAGTATCAGGACATGAAGTTCGTCCGCGGTGAGTTGGTCGCCTCGGGAAATCTGGACCGCACCAGCGGCACCATCGACTGGTACAGCTGGCCTGCGATGAAGCTGGTGCGCAGCCTGCGCGCCGGACAGACCGATCGCGGAAGGCCGCTCACCATCGAGGCCATGGCCCTGAAGGGCAGCGACCTCTTCCTGGTGCCGGAAGACGGCCCCAGCCGCCTGTTCCACTTTGTTCTCGATAAGCCATAA